In a genomic window of Paraburkholderia phenazinium:
- a CDS encoding TonB-dependent receptor domain-containing protein has protein sequence MKFRRFIITSALTVSTCQMAYAADDSSLPQADQQSPATTTLPNILVTGDTQHLPQSFDQRYASTQVLTRADLDRLSPIDPSITQALATLPGVTISQNGGPGSSAGVSIRGSSANQVAVFIDGVRVGSATTGQAEWADLPTAAFDRVEVISGPAAASFGADAMGGVVQLFTNHASNQPNQTTVSAGGGSNKTFDTQIRTSGSIPSTGPLAALSGLTYSLGLHDYNTAGIDATEPWAYGHEDGRNPYHAQNIDARLGYAHDNWSISTFALYHKSDLSYDNAGGDDRQLDHQLTTGVAFHLDITPSTQFDQSFGYANDRQFLYSNTPGIPTDEIDSTRLSTSTSLTHQERGLKLFNLPLSGETKLAYDFSREQAFLPIDIPSGVPTRNDSAVSLHQSATLGDLTVFLAGRHEIVEGQSVNTGNVAVAYAITPVYTARLSYGNAFRLPTFDDLYYPGYANPNLLPERSDTVEAALDAATSFGTFTAAVYDTRVHNLITYDSVTFLPVNVGRAHIQGIDLSYKGTLGNSTPISLAIGILNPQDVTDQTWLNRRPRQTVSLNLDHTWDEFHLHALSTGVTLLYGGSTFDDQANSIYLPSYTTVGLRAAYKVNSHLTLSANLSNLFNRQYVTAYGYNSLGRTAFGKVSYTF, from the coding sequence ATGAAGTTCCGTCGTTTCATCATCACGTCTGCGCTGACCGTCTCGACGTGCCAGATGGCCTATGCCGCGGACGATTCGTCGTTGCCGCAGGCGGACCAGCAGTCTCCGGCCACCACCACGCTGCCGAACATTCTAGTGACCGGCGACACCCAGCACTTGCCGCAATCGTTCGATCAACGCTACGCCTCGACGCAGGTGCTCACCCGCGCGGATCTGGATCGTCTGTCGCCGATCGACCCCAGCATTACGCAAGCGCTCGCCACGCTGCCCGGCGTGACGATTTCGCAAAACGGCGGCCCCGGTTCTTCTGCTGGCGTCAGTATCCGCGGTTCGTCGGCGAATCAGGTCGCGGTGTTTATCGATGGCGTCCGGGTCGGCTCCGCCACCACCGGCCAGGCCGAGTGGGCCGATCTGCCGACCGCCGCGTTCGATCGCGTCGAAGTCATCTCGGGCCCGGCGGCCGCATCGTTCGGCGCGGATGCGATGGGCGGTGTCGTGCAGTTGTTCACCAATCACGCTTCGAATCAACCGAACCAGACCACGGTTTCCGCAGGCGGCGGCTCGAACAAGACCTTCGATACGCAGATCCGCACGTCGGGCAGCATTCCGTCCACCGGACCCCTCGCCGCGTTGTCGGGGCTGACCTATTCGCTGGGCCTGCACGACTACAACACTGCGGGCATCGACGCGACCGAGCCCTGGGCCTATGGCCACGAAGATGGCCGTAACCCGTACCATGCGCAGAACATCGACGCACGCCTCGGCTACGCGCACGACAACTGGTCGATCTCCACGTTTGCGCTGTACCACAAGTCCGACCTCTCGTACGACAATGCGGGCGGCGACGACCGGCAACTCGATCATCAACTGACGACGGGTGTAGCGTTCCACCTGGACATCACGCCGTCCACGCAGTTCGACCAGTCCTTCGGCTACGCCAACGACCGGCAGTTCCTGTACTCGAACACGCCCGGTATCCCGACTGACGAAATCGACTCGACGCGCCTGAGCACGTCGACTTCGCTGACGCATCAGGAGCGCGGTCTCAAGCTGTTCAATCTGCCGCTGTCCGGCGAGACGAAACTCGCGTACGATTTTTCGCGCGAGCAAGCCTTCCTGCCCATCGACATTCCCTCGGGCGTGCCGACTCGCAACGACTCGGCCGTGTCGCTGCATCAATCGGCCACGCTGGGTGACTTGACGGTGTTCCTCGCTGGACGCCACGAGATTGTCGAAGGCCAGTCGGTCAATACCGGCAATGTCGCAGTGGCCTATGCGATCACGCCGGTTTATACGGCGCGGCTTTCGTATGGCAATGCATTCCGTCTGCCGACGTTCGACGATCTGTACTATCCGGGTTACGCGAATCCGAACCTGCTGCCCGAGCGCAGCGATACGGTCGAAGCCGCGCTGGATGCCGCCACCTCGTTCGGCACCTTCACGGCGGCGGTGTACGACACGCGCGTCCACAATCTCATTACGTACGACTCGGTGACTTTTCTGCCGGTGAACGTGGGTCGGGCGCACATTCAAGGTATCGATCTCTCGTACAAGGGCACGCTCGGCAACTCGACGCCCATCAGTCTTGCGATCGGCATTCTGAATCCGCAGGACGTCACGGACCAGACCTGGCTGAACCGCCGTCCGCGTCAAACCGTCAGCCTGAATCTCGATCACACGTGGGACGAGTTCCACCTGCACGCGCTTAGCACGGGGGTCACGCTGCTTTACGGCGGCTCGACGTTCGACGACCAGGCGAACTCGATCTATCTGCCGTCGTACACCACGGTCGGACTGCGTGCCGCGTACAAGGTCAATTCGCACCTCACGCTGTCTGCGAATCTGTCGAACCTGTTTAACCGCCAGTACGTGACGGCATACGGCTACAACTCGTTGGGCCGGACGGCGTTTGGTAAGGTTTCCTACACGTTCTAA
- a CDS encoding ABC transporter ATP-binding protein, with protein sequence MLRFDNLCKRYGERTVFQGLHFSASAGCVALNDESGSGKSTLLGVLAGEIEADTGEVWLGGHSLRSAPLAAKSALTYVPEDCLTYPLETGRDFLERVATQRKAALENRTLELAERFGLAPHLEKRFEQMSFGTRKKMFLTAASIGAPTVLIADEPGGGLDAAARAVLIDLFKQLGQDRVVFFTSYDAALTQACEAKAISFADLARRA encoded by the coding sequence ATGCTTAGATTCGACAATCTGTGCAAACGCTACGGCGAGCGCACTGTCTTTCAGGGACTGCATTTCAGCGCCAGCGCCGGGTGCGTTGCCTTGAACGACGAAAGCGGCAGCGGCAAGTCGACGCTGCTAGGCGTCCTCGCCGGCGAGATCGAAGCGGACACGGGCGAGGTCTGGCTCGGCGGCCATTCGCTGCGCAGCGCGCCGCTCGCGGCGAAGTCCGCCCTCACCTACGTGCCCGAAGACTGCCTGACGTATCCGCTCGAGACGGGTCGAGATTTTCTCGAACGCGTAGCCACGCAAAGAAAAGCGGCGCTAGAGAATCGCACGCTGGAGCTGGCCGAACGCTTCGGCCTCGCGCCTCATCTCGAGAAACGCTTCGAGCAGATGTCGTTCGGCACACGCAAGAAAATGTTCCTGACGGCGGCATCGATCGGGGCACCTACCGTCCTGATTGCGGACGAACCGGGCGGTGGCCTCGACGCCGCCGCGCGCGCTGTCCTGATCGATCTGTTCAAACAGTTGGGCCAGGACCGGGTGGTTTTCTTCACCAGCTACGATGCGGCCTTGACGCAGGCGTGCGAAGCGAAAGCGATCAGCTTCGCGGATCTCGCCAGGCGCGCCTGA
- a CDS encoding AraC family transcriptional regulator, producing MPAHNWVDLHQHERTGIETLRAHFEGHAYDPHWHDAYLIGFTEQGVQQFDCRRARVQSTPGHVLMLEPGDIHDGHAPAEGGFTYSMLYLQPDWLTRELRAWSEAVPATGQPQFPATLSDDMGLVASIATLFRVLRSEETRLVQQAATDSLLEHLSRHLGWRVRHEGDPCIPPVAQRARDYLHARLYDDIGLDDLAAACGVDRFRLSRAFKASFGLAPHAYLIQLRLTKARQWLARGMAPAEVAHALCFADQSHLGRWFRRAYGLTPAHYGKRCTNLPDLASSHV from the coding sequence ATGCCTGCACACAACTGGGTCGATCTACACCAGCACGAACGCACCGGGATAGAAACGTTGCGTGCGCATTTCGAAGGGCATGCCTACGATCCGCACTGGCATGACGCGTACCTCATCGGTTTCACCGAGCAAGGCGTGCAGCAGTTCGATTGCCGCCGCGCGCGCGTGCAAAGCACGCCGGGCCACGTGCTCATGCTGGAACCGGGCGATATCCACGACGGCCACGCTCCAGCGGAAGGCGGCTTCACCTATTCGATGCTGTACCTGCAGCCCGATTGGCTCACGCGCGAACTGAGAGCATGGTCGGAGGCCGTGCCCGCGACGGGGCAGCCGCAATTCCCCGCAACCTTGAGCGACGACATGGGACTCGTCGCGTCGATCGCGACACTGTTTCGCGTGTTGCGTAGCGAAGAGACTCGCCTCGTCCAGCAGGCGGCCACCGACAGCCTGCTTGAACACCTGAGCCGCCATCTCGGCTGGCGTGTGCGTCATGAGGGCGATCCCTGCATCCCACCGGTCGCACAACGTGCACGTGATTATCTGCACGCGCGTCTGTACGACGACATCGGCCTCGACGATCTGGCGGCGGCCTGCGGGGTGGACCGCTTTCGTCTCTCGCGTGCGTTCAAGGCCAGTTTCGGGCTTGCACCGCATGCCTATCTGATCCAGTTGCGGCTGACCAAAGCACGCCAGTGGCTTGCACGCGGCATGGCGCCGGCCGAGGTCGCACACGCGCTGTGCTTTGCCGATCAGAGTCACCTGGGGCGGTGGTTTCGCCGCGCCTACGGGCTGACCCCTGCGCACTACGGCAAACGCTGCACAAATCTTCCAGACTTGGCGTCAAGCCACGTTTAG
- a CDS encoding DUF2000 domain-containing protein: MEFDTKVALVVRDDLASWQKLNVTAFLATGMAAAAPEAIGKPYEDANGRQYAALLGQPMMIYGGDASGLLRAFQQGQQRELTIAVYVKAMFSTGNDDDNRAAFHAESVDQPELVGIALRGPRKMVDKAVKGLSLHP; the protein is encoded by the coding sequence ATGGAGTTCGATACGAAGGTTGCGCTGGTGGTGCGTGACGACCTGGCCTCGTGGCAGAAGCTGAACGTCACCGCTTTTCTTGCCACCGGCATGGCGGCGGCAGCGCCCGAAGCGATCGGGAAACCCTACGAGGACGCGAACGGACGGCAATACGCCGCCTTGCTTGGGCAGCCCATGATGATCTATGGCGGCGACGCGTCGGGGCTTCTGCGAGCGTTTCAGCAGGGCCAGCAACGCGAGCTGACCATTGCGGTCTACGTGAAGGCGATGTTCTCCACCGGCAACGACGACGACAATCGCGCCGCGTTCCATGCCGAATCCGTCGATCAACCCGAGCTGGTCGGCATTGCGCTGCGCGGGCCGAGGAAGATGGTCGACAAGGCGGTCAAGGGGCTATCGCTGCATCCTTGA
- a CDS encoding ABC transporter ATP-binding protein, which translates to MSLLQVSEIDWSPGAEGERAARILRAVTLAAKPGEFVGLVGPNGSGKSSVLRCAFRFNTPLAGTIQLDGDDIWKKPAKWLALRAAVVLQEFPEDFGLTVLDVVYMGRTPHKRLFGGDTPEDAAIVDAALEKVGMSAMRERHFDTLSGGEKQRVLLARALAQQPSLLILDEPTNHLDLQHQIELLSLLRRMGMTTLATIHDLNLAAAYCDRLYVIHHGEIVAHGRPHEVITESLLADVFGVAAIVDAHPVSGYPRITLLTHGETTRA; encoded by the coding sequence ATGTCGCTATTGCAGGTGTCGGAAATCGACTGGTCGCCCGGCGCCGAGGGCGAGCGCGCGGCCAGGATTCTTCGGGCGGTCACGCTCGCTGCAAAACCGGGCGAGTTCGTCGGCCTGGTCGGACCGAACGGCAGCGGCAAGAGCAGCGTGTTGCGTTGCGCCTTCCGCTTCAACACGCCGCTCGCCGGGACGATCCAGCTTGATGGTGACGACATCTGGAAGAAGCCGGCGAAGTGGCTCGCCTTGCGCGCTGCGGTCGTCTTGCAGGAATTCCCCGAGGATTTCGGCCTGACCGTGCTCGACGTGGTCTATATGGGGCGTACGCCGCATAAGAGGCTGTTTGGCGGCGATACGCCGGAAGATGCCGCCATCGTCGATGCCGCGCTTGAAAAGGTGGGCATGTCTGCCATGAGAGAGCGGCACTTCGACACGCTCTCCGGCGGCGAAAAGCAGCGCGTGTTGTTGGCGCGGGCGCTCGCCCAGCAGCCCAGCTTGCTGATTCTCGACGAGCCGACCAATCACCTCGATCTGCAGCATCAGATCGAATTGCTTTCGCTGTTGCGCCGCATGGGCATGACGACGCTGGCGACGATTCACGACCTGAATCTGGCCGCAGCCTATTGCGACCGGTTGTACGTTATCCACCACGGCGAAATCGTCGCACATGGCAGGCCTCACGAAGTGATCACCGAATCCTTGCTCGCCGACGTATTCGGGGTGGCCGCGATTGTCGATGCGCATCCCGTGTCCGGCTATCCGCGCATTACCTTACTCACACATGGAGAAACAACCCGTGCCTAA
- a CDS encoding ABC transporter substrate-binding protein → MEKQPVPKRFMSRCLSGAIVTGLLAAATLSTASATTYPVTIRSCNRDVTFAGPPQRAISNDVNLTGMMIALGLKDRMAGYTGVSGWNTGTAELKQALGTLPELSKEYPSVETLVGANADFYFAGWNYGMKVGGDLTPATLAPLGIKVYELTESCAHVMKRPPASLGDVYRDLANLGKIFDVENRADTLIKDMQTKIQTLSSKAAGDGKPVSVFVYDSGEDRPFTAGREAIPTALIAAAGGRNVMDDLDDSWTRVNWETVVARNPQAIVIVDYGSVTAAQKEAFLRNNPALNQMDAVKNNRFIVLPYDDATPGVANVRAIATIAKGLHPAAFQ, encoded by the coding sequence ATGGAGAAACAACCCGTGCCTAAGCGTTTTATGTCCCGCTGCCTGAGCGGCGCGATCGTGACCGGCCTGCTGGCCGCCGCCACGCTGTCCACCGCTTCGGCGACGACCTACCCCGTGACGATCCGCAGTTGCAACCGCGACGTCACGTTCGCAGGGCCACCGCAGCGTGCCATCAGTAACGACGTGAATCTGACCGGCATGATGATCGCGCTCGGCCTGAAAGACCGCATGGCCGGCTATACCGGCGTGAGTGGCTGGAACACGGGCACGGCGGAACTCAAGCAGGCGCTCGGCACGTTGCCGGAGCTTTCGAAAGAGTATCCGTCGGTCGAGACGCTGGTCGGCGCGAATGCCGACTTCTATTTCGCGGGCTGGAACTACGGCATGAAGGTGGGCGGCGATCTCACGCCTGCGACGCTGGCGCCGCTCGGTATCAAGGTCTACGAATTGACGGAGTCGTGCGCTCATGTGATGAAGCGCCCGCCTGCCTCGCTCGGCGACGTGTATCGCGACCTGGCGAATCTCGGCAAGATCTTCGACGTCGAGAACCGCGCCGATACGCTCATCAAGGATATGCAGACGAAGATCCAGACCCTCTCGTCGAAAGCGGCCGGCGACGGCAAGCCGGTCAGCGTGTTCGTCTACGATAGCGGCGAGGATCGTCCCTTTACGGCGGGCCGAGAAGCGATTCCCACCGCGTTGATTGCCGCTGCGGGCGGTCGCAACGTGATGGACGATCTCGACGATAGCTGGACACGGGTGAACTGGGAGACGGTGGTGGCGCGCAATCCGCAAGCGATTGTGATTGTCGATTACGGCAGCGTCACCGCGGCGCAAAAGGAAGCCTTCCTGCGCAACAACCCCGCGCTGAACCAGATGGATGCGGTGAAGAACAACCGCTTCATCGTCCTTCCGTATGACGACGCGACGCCTGGCGTCGCCAATGTGCGTGCCATCGCGACGATCGCGAAGGGACTGCATCCGGCTGCGTTCCAGTAA